One segment of Ipomoea triloba cultivar NCNSP0323 chromosome 12, ASM357664v1 DNA contains the following:
- the LOC116000114 gene encoding protein SAR DEFICIENT 4-like, with translation MAINGDKVNPTSAAAVFISTATLRHLVTHASLIRHLHSTLSTDIQSPARHSHDTSPSSSLILMPSWSLSPSLPYVGVKLVTYHPNNSAVNLPGVHASYALFSSLTGQTLATMDATDLTLYRTSCISALASKFLSRENSKTLVMVGAGSLAPHLIRAHLAVRPGLKTVIIWNRTVRKAQCLVEKLQKESEFEGVIFESNGSLEEAVGLGDIVSCATNSEAPLVKGGELKEGAHLDMVGSFKPSMMECDDEAIRKGRVFIDNEAALVESGELVGAFERGVITRDNVVGDLVELIKGEKSGRISQEETTVFKSVGSAAVDLLTAQLVYETFMKNQVHG, from the coding sequence ATGGCGATCAACGGAGACAAAGTCAATCCCACCTCCGCCGCCGCGGTCTTCATCTCTACCGCCACTCTCCGCCATCTCGTCACGCACGCCTCCCTCATCCGCCACCTCCACTCCACCCTCTCCACCGACATCCAATCCCCAGCCCGCCACTCCCACGACACATCCCCTTCCTCCTCCCTCATCCTCATGCCGTCCTGGTCTCTCTCCCCTTCCCTCCCCTACGTCGGCGTTAAATTAGTCACTTACCACCCCAATAACTCCGCCGTAAACCTCCCCGGAGTGCACGCAAGCTACGCGCTCTTCAGCTCCCTCACCGGCCAAACCTTAGCCACCATGGACGCCACTGACCTCACCCTTTACCGCACTTCTTGCATCTCAGCTCTAGCTTCCAAATTCTTGTCCAGGGAAAACTCTAAAACCCTAGTGATGGTCGGGGCGGGTTCTTTAGCCCCGCATTTGATCCGGGCCCACCTGGCAGTCCGGCCAGGATTAAAAACTGTCATAATCTGGAACAGAACCGTTAGAAAGGCACAATGTTTGGTTGAGAAGTTGCAAAAGGAGAGCGAATTTGAGGGGGTGATTTTCGAGAGCAATGGGAGTTTGGAAGAGGCGGTAGGATTAGGAGATATAGTGAGCTGTGCTACAAACTCAGAGGCTCCATTGGTGAAGGGGGGAGAATTGAAGGAAGGAGCACATTTGGATATGGTGGGATCGTTCAAGCCGTCTATGATGGAGTGTGATGATGAGGCTATTAGGAAGGGGAGAGTGTTTATAGATAACGAGGCGGCTTTGGTTGAGTCTGGGGAGTTAGTGGGAGCATttgagagaggtgtgatcacaAGAGATAATGTAGTAGGAGATTTGGTGGAGTTGATTAAGGGAGAAAAGAGTGGGAGGATTAGCCAAGAGGAAACCACTGTGTTCAAATCAGTTGGGTCTGCTGCTGTGGATCTTTTGACTGCTCAATTGGTTTATGAAACCTTCATGAAAAATCAAGTTCATGGATGA